Proteins from a genomic interval of Calorimonas adulescens:
- the remA gene encoding extracellular matrix/biofilm regulator RemA codes for MNIKLINIGFGNIVSANRLVAIVSPESAPIKRIIQEARDRGMLIDATYGRRTRAVIITDSDHVILCAVQPETVANRLNSKDEEIEENESLSDE; via the coding sequence ATGAATATAAAACTTATTAATATTGGCTTTGGCAATATAGTTTCTGCCAATAGATTGGTAGCCATAGTGAGTCCCGAATCTGCCCCAATAAAGAGGATAATTCAAGAAGCGAGGGATAGGGGTATGCTCATTGATGCTACATATGGTCGCAGAACAAGGGCAGTTATTATAACCGATAGCGACCATGTAATACTTTGTGCAGTTCAACCAGAGACAGTGGCCAACCGTTTAAACTCAAAGGATGAAGAAATAGAAGAGAATGAGAGTCTTTCAGATGAATAA